The Rhodopseudomonas palustris genome window below encodes:
- a CDS encoding DUF1036 domain-containing protein — MFSTDSLPRIAKSHPAPTVLTAVLALCALLLAGTPAAADFRLCNNTSSRVGIALGYKDADGWTTEGWWNVSSRSCETLLRGTLVARYYYIYALDYDRGGEWSGQAFMCSRDKEFTIKGTENCLARGFDRTGFFEVDTGEQRAWTVQLTESSEQNPQRLPGLPGAPPGAAMPGIPQTPGRTAPATPTAPPGDGGTKP; from the coding sequence ATGTTCAGCACAGATTCTCTCCCCCGCATCGCAAAATCGCACCCTGCTCCGACCGTTCTGACGGCGGTGCTGGCGCTGTGCGCGCTGCTGCTGGCCGGCACCCCGGCGGCGGCGGATTTCCGGCTGTGCAACAACACGTCGAGCCGGGTCGGCATTGCGCTCGGCTACAAGGACGCCGACGGCTGGACCACCGAGGGCTGGTGGAACGTGTCGTCGCGGAGTTGCGAGACGCTGCTGCGCGGCACGCTGGTCGCGCGCTATTACTACATCTATGCGCTCGACTACGACCGCGGCGGCGAATGGTCGGGCCAGGCCTTCATGTGTTCGCGCGACAAGGAGTTCACCATCAAGGGCACCGAGAACTGTCTCGCGCGCGGCTTCGACCGCACCGGGTTCTTCGAAGTCGACACCGGCGAACAGCGCGCCTGGACCGTTCAGCTCACCGAGAGCAGCGAACAGAACCCCCAGAGACTCCCGGGCCTGCCGGGCGCGCCGCCGGGCGCCGCGATGCCCGGCATCCCGCAGACGCCGGGCCGCACCGCGCCGGCCACGCCGACCGCACCACCAGGCGACGGCGGGACCAAGCCATGA